A window of Apium graveolens cultivar Ventura chromosome 8, ASM990537v1, whole genome shotgun sequence contains these coding sequences:
- the LOC141681005 gene encoding putative 3'(2'),5'-bisphosphate nucleotidase, mitochondrial produces the protein MGCPNWQEEDSSKPTIEIQEYNDIISRLGVVMVAHVGCGTWKKRLNDISSNTENMAGSWIRCFVDKYSIIKEASFCISDSQLWESLPLSNSFDATTDIQSVSENQILLPVCCGSLCKYLMVASGRASVFILRSRVDRIIKVWDHAVGIICVQEAGGMVTDWEGSKIDLAADQEDRRALFPSGGVLVTNGNVHDHILMLISSSKSIA, from the exons ATGGGCTGCCCTAATTGGCAAGAAGAGGATTCCAGCAAGCCCACTATTGAAATCCAGGAATACAATGACATCATATCTCGATTAGGAGTTGTTATGGTTGCTCATGTTGGATGTGGAACATGGAAAAAGAGATTAAATGATATTTCTAGTAACACAGAAAATATGGCTGGTAGCTGGATCAGATGCTTTGTTGACAAGTACTCCATAATTAAGGAAGCAAGTTTTTGTATTTCGGATAGTCAACTTTGGGAGTCTCTACCGCTGTCGAATTCATTTGATGCGACAACTGATATTCAAAGTGTTTCAGAAAATCAAATTCTTTTGCCAGTGTGTTGCGGAAG CTTGTGCAAGTATTTGATGGTAGCATCTGGAAGGGCATCTGTTTTTATTCTTCGCTCAAGGGTTGATAGAATTATCAAG GTTTGGGATCACGCTGTTGGAATCATATGTGTGCAAGAGGCAGGGGGGATG GTTACTGATTGGGAAGGAAGTAAAATTGACCTTGCAGCAGATCAAGAAGATCGGAGGGCCCTATTTCCTTCTGGCGGTGTTCTTGTAACAAATGGAAATGTACATGACCATATTCTTATGTTAATTTCTTCCAGCAAGTCAATTGCTTGA
- the LOC141679829 gene encoding uncharacterized protein LOC141679829, with translation MIPVAPCATCGGHHPGRACYRQTGACFLCGSMSHRAKDCTVSRNPGGGGAGGGSGNGNQQNPTARVFALTVNQAAANSGTVSGTLLIGRRDAYVLFDTGSTHSVVSLSFVRHLGVAPSLLYPHMSISTPMGNSVVISDVYRECLIAVGDRRKRVIFGDVDKPEFVYQGSQPKGEVKLISALKASKLLSKGCDGYLAFVKDTSKDEPRIEDYPIVREYEDVFPDELPGLPPHREVEFTIELVPGAEPISKAPYRMAPLELQELKEQLQELLDRGFIRPSVSPWVAFWGHIVSGRGIELDPAKVEAITNWPRPINVTEVRSFLGLAGYYRRFVEGSSSIALPLTQLMRKGIKFE, from the exons ATGATTCCCGTGGCTCCTTGTGCGACATGTGGTGGACATCATCCAGGTAGAGCTTGTTACAGACAGACTGGGGCTTGTTTCTTGTGTGGTAGCATGTCCCATAGGGCAAAGGATTGTACAGTGTCACGCAACCCTGGTGGAGGAGGAGCTGGCGGTGGTAGTGGCAATGGTAATCAGCAGAATCCTACAGCCAGAGTGTTCGCATTGACTGTAAATCAGGCAGCAGCTAATTCAGGTACCGTTTCGGGAACACTTCTTATTGGTAGACGTGAtgcttatgtgttatttgatactgGTTCGACCCATTCTGTTGTGTCTTTATCGTTTGTTCGTCATCTAGGCGTTGCACCTTCATTATTATATCCTCATATGTCTATTTCTACCCCGATGGGGAATTCTGTTGTTATTTCTGATGTGTATCGAGAGTGTCTGATAGCTGTTGGAGATAGAA GAAAAAGGGTGATTTTTGGGGATGTAGATAAACCAGAATTTGTATACCAAGGGTCTCAGCCGAAAGGGGAGGTTAAATTAATTTCTGCTCTAAAGGCGAGCAAACTTTTATCTAAGGGTTGTGATGGCTACCTTGCTTTCGTGAAGGATACATCGAAGGATGAACCTCGCATCGAGGATTATCCAATTGTGAGGGAGTATGAAGATGTGTTCCCCGATGAGCTACCAGGTTTGCCACCACATAGAGAGGTGGAGTTTACTATTGAACTTGTTCCAGGTGCTGAGCCTATTTCCAAGGCGCCTTACCGTATGGCACCACTTGAGTTACAAGAATTGAAGGAGCAACTACAAGAGTTGTTGGATAGGGGATTTATCAGGCcaagtgtgtctccgtggg tggcattctGGGGGCATATTGTGTCTGGTAGGGGCATTGAGTTGGATCCTGCGAAAGTCGAGGCTATTACTAATTGGCCCAGACCTATCAATGTGACGGAGGTGAGgagtttcttaggtttggcaggttactacaggcGTTTTGTGGAAGGTTCCTCTTCCATAGCTTTGCCATTGACTCAGCTAATGAGGAAGGGAATTAAGTTTGAGTGA